Proteins encoded together in one Desulfosporosinus meridiei DSM 13257 window:
- a CDS encoding aryl-sulfate sulfotransferase gives MKNYLDTQKHLITLQHESEEAFLAEFRAGNYTLENPYIVKNPYLINPLAAVICFNTEEELAVKVTVKGKAVEGDIEHTFSAAKEQVLPIYGLYDAYENSVVLTLENGKTAEVKIEVDELNINKAFSCDTTYEYFGKDLMIISTATPLVDSARTCGFDYAGDLRWVMTEKASWDIKQLANGRLLVSSYRSMQKPYYTAGLMELGFCGKIYAEYRLPGGFHHDAIELENGNLLAASDNDFNESVEDYVVEIDRESGAIVKSWDLLKILPREQGKAGDWNHHDWFHNNAVWYDKPTNSITMSGRHQDAVINFNYDTGKLNWIIGDPAGWGEEWQKYFFKNVTKGDFDWQYEQHAARILPNGDVFMFDNGTYRSKTTENRVPPNDNFSRGVIYRIDTDKMEIEQVWQYGKERGSEFYSPYISNVDYYGEGHYMVHSGGISTFRGKHTDDLGAMQINKHKDEHLHLTLESITVELLNNEVMYELKVKGGNYYRARRLTLYDEKTNYGLGKGKFLGGFGVNPEFGMKVKFKEAGVDLPGKYEVSFVLEEDRLALRGTFAEGSQVLLEFRGENSTKFYLVPTDVHDITAACVSFEEQKENDVQYYVSREGISGEYDLYLNIDNLKYAIKMSVKL, from the coding sequence ATGAAAAACTATTTAGACACTCAAAAACATTTAATTACCTTACAACATGAATCCGAAGAAGCATTTTTAGCTGAGTTTAGAGCAGGAAACTATACTTTAGAAAATCCTTATATCGTTAAAAATCCCTATTTGATTAACCCATTAGCTGCAGTGATTTGTTTTAATACCGAAGAAGAACTAGCTGTAAAAGTAACCGTAAAAGGCAAAGCAGTGGAAGGGGATATTGAACACACATTTAGTGCTGCCAAGGAGCAGGTATTGCCCATTTATGGCTTATATGACGCTTATGAAAATAGCGTAGTCTTAACCCTGGAAAATGGCAAGACAGCTGAGGTCAAAATCGAAGTGGATGAATTAAACATTAACAAAGCATTTTCTTGCGATACCACCTATGAGTATTTTGGTAAAGATCTTATGATTATATCGACGGCTACTCCTTTGGTTGATTCCGCCAGAACTTGCGGGTTTGATTATGCCGGTGATTTAAGATGGGTGATGACGGAAAAAGCAAGCTGGGATATTAAACAACTGGCCAACGGAAGACTATTAGTATCCTCATACCGCTCAATGCAAAAGCCCTATTATACTGCAGGACTTATGGAACTGGGCTTTTGTGGTAAGATCTATGCCGAATATCGGCTGCCGGGGGGATTTCATCATGATGCCATTGAATTAGAAAACGGTAACTTATTAGCTGCCTCGGATAACGATTTCAATGAATCTGTGGAAGACTATGTGGTAGAAATCGATAGAGAAAGCGGTGCTATCGTTAAATCCTGGGATTTGCTCAAGATCTTACCCAGAGAACAAGGTAAAGCGGGAGACTGGAATCATCATGACTGGTTCCACAATAACGCTGTTTGGTATGACAAACCCACCAATTCCATCACTATGTCCGGGCGGCACCAGGATGCTGTCATAAACTTCAATTATGATACCGGCAAGTTAAACTGGATTATTGGTGACCCTGCAGGCTGGGGGGAAGAGTGGCAAAAATATTTCTTCAAAAATGTAACTAAAGGTGACTTTGACTGGCAGTATGAGCAGCATGCAGCTAGAATTTTACCTAACGGAGACGTTTTCATGTTTGATAACGGAACCTATCGATCCAAAACCACAGAAAACAGAGTGCCGCCGAATGATAATTTCTCCAGAGGGGTTATTTACAGGATAGATACTGACAAAATGGAAATTGAACAAGTCTGGCAGTATGGTAAAGAAAGAGGATCAGAATTCTATTCTCCCTATATCTCCAACGTGGATTACTATGGTGAAGGACACTACATGGTGCACTCAGGCGGAATTTCAACCTTCAGAGGCAAGCACACTGACGATTTAGGGGCAATGCAGATAAATAAACATAAAGACGAACACCTCCACCTGACCTTGGAATCAATCACTGTAGAATTGCTCAATAATGAAGTTATGTATGAATTAAAGGTTAAAGGCGGTAACTACTACAGAGCCAGAAGACTTACTTTATATGATGAAAAAACGAACTATGGACTGGGTAAAGGTAAATTCTTAGGTGGTTTTGGAGTTAACCCTGAATTTGGCATGAAAGTCAAGTTTAAAGAGGCTGGTGTAGACCTGCCGGGAAAATATGAGGTGTCCTTCGTGCTTGAAGAAGATCGCTTGGCGCTGCGTGGTACCTTTGCGGAAGGTTCCCAGGTTTTGCTGGAATTTAGAGGAGAAAATAGTACTAAGTTCTATTTAGTGCCCACCGATGTACATGACATCACAGCTGCCTGTGTATCCTTTGAAGAACAGAAGGAAAATGATGTGCAGTATTATGTGAGCAGAGAAGGTATATCTGGCGAATACGACCTATATTTAAATATTGATAACCTAAAGTATGCTATAAAAATGTCAGTCAAACTATAA
- a CDS encoding thioredoxin family protein has protein sequence MELKKINADLFNKAIYDNNEACVVAFTRHDCHVCKEVVPRLEEVAEKYQSKVGFYALDVEQDKALFKSFSLKGVPQLLFFKDGEFYGKLAGDVEEEDMVEKIEDLI, from the coding sequence ATGGAATTAAAGAAAATTAATGCGGACCTTTTTAACAAAGCAATTTATGATAACAATGAGGCCTGCGTAGTTGCATTTACTAGGCATGATTGTCATGTATGTAAAGAAGTGGTACCCAGGTTAGAAGAAGTCGCGGAAAAGTATCAAAGTAAAGTAGGGTTTTACGCACTGGATGTCGAGCAGGATAAGGCATTGTTTAAAAGTTTTTCCCTTAAGGGGGTTCCTCAGTTATTGTTCTTCAAAGATGGGGAGTTTTATGGAAAGTTAGCGGGGGATGTTGAAGAAGAAGACATGGTAGAAAAAATTGAGGATCTAATTTAA